In Actinoplanes sp. NBC_00393, a single genomic region encodes these proteins:
- a CDS encoding ABC transporter ATP-binding protein produces the protein MTGPAKAEETRKPDGTPEFAYRRVTRRFWSDADEEFVAVKDVDLEIESGSFVCFIGPSGCGKTTLLNMSAGLLPASGGSIYFRGEKLKGVNTSVGFITQHDNLLPWRTVEKNIGIALEIQKVPRKERRRRVAEVIDLVGLTGFAQRFPSQLSGGMQKRASLARGLVYEPSTLLMDEPFGALDAQLRLNMQNELLRIWERDRKTIIFVTHDLDEAILLADKIVVFGTRPGRVVHVEDVPLARPRDLAELRADPAYGEIWERLWKLLDHPSAAKEAS, from the coding sequence GTGACCGGGCCGGCGAAGGCAGAAGAGACGAGGAAGCCGGACGGAACTCCGGAGTTCGCCTACCGGCGCGTCACCCGGCGGTTCTGGTCCGATGCGGACGAGGAGTTCGTGGCGGTCAAGGATGTCGACCTCGAGATCGAGAGCGGGTCGTTCGTCTGCTTCATCGGGCCCAGCGGCTGCGGCAAGACCACGCTGCTCAACATGTCCGCCGGTCTGCTGCCCGCCAGCGGCGGCTCGATCTACTTCCGCGGCGAGAAGCTGAAGGGGGTCAACACCAGCGTCGGGTTCATCACCCAGCACGACAACCTGCTGCCGTGGCGAACCGTCGAGAAGAACATCGGCATCGCGCTCGAGATCCAGAAGGTGCCGAGGAAAGAGCGCCGCCGGCGCGTCGCCGAGGTGATCGACCTGGTGGGGCTGACCGGCTTCGCCCAGCGGTTCCCGTCGCAACTGTCGGGCGGCATGCAGAAGCGCGCGTCGCTCGCCCGCGGTCTGGTCTACGAGCCCTCGACGCTGCTGATGGACGAACCGTTCGGTGCGCTCGACGCCCAGTTGCGGCTGAACATGCAGAACGAGCTCCTCCGGATCTGGGAGCGGGATCGCAAGACCATCATCTTCGTCACGCACGATCTCGACGAAGCGATCCTGCTCGCCGACAAGATCGTCGTATTCGGCACCCGCCCTGGTCGTGTCGTCCATGTCGAGGACGTGCCACTCGCGCGGCCCCGGGATCTCGCGGAGCTTCGCGCCGACCCGGCCTACGGCGAGATCTGGGAACGGCTCTGGAAACTGCTGGACCACCCGTCGGCGGCCAAGGAGGCGTCATGA
- a CDS encoding MFS transporter, which yields MGDPVTLRVWPGHGVRPGPVLAIVLVSYLMIVIDISIVITGLPQIRADLGFSATGLSWVTNAYTLAFGGLLLLGARAGDLFGRRRMFITGLALFMVASLAVATAQSVVWLLTARAVQGVGAAVLAPSTLALLTTTFPPGPGRVRAIGFYGATAGLGASVGLVLGGVLTDLVSWRAGFFLNIPVGVALVVAGRRLLPETDPRPGRLDLPGALTSTLGMTAVVFGLVNAAETGWSDRQTVGALAGGVLLLMLFLVQERRAEQPILPLRLFASRERTGGYAGRLLFLGGMLSFWFFITQYLQGVLGLSPLATGFAFLPTTVVSFGVAVSARRLTQWLGSAPVLAGSMILSIIGMAWLGRLSADTSYLTGVALPMLLIGAGQGGTMPRLTSAGVAGVPAEDAGVAGGLVNVAHQLGGCLGLAVLVTVFAAAGSADLDGDRLLAHRIGAAITSGAALITLAFVVVTVLIVWPALRRGRLREQ from the coding sequence GTGGGCGATCCCGTGACCCTGCGGGTGTGGCCGGGGCACGGTGTGCGGCCGGGTCCGGTGCTCGCGATCGTGCTGGTGAGCTATCTGATGATCGTGATCGACATCTCGATCGTCATCACCGGGTTGCCGCAGATCCGCGCCGATCTCGGGTTCTCCGCCACGGGGCTGTCCTGGGTGACGAACGCCTACACGCTCGCGTTCGGTGGACTCCTCCTGCTGGGCGCCCGGGCCGGCGACCTGTTCGGCCGGCGGCGCATGTTCATCACCGGACTGGCGCTGTTCATGGTGGCGTCCCTGGCCGTCGCGACGGCGCAATCGGTCGTCTGGCTGCTGACCGCCCGGGCGGTGCAGGGCGTGGGAGCCGCCGTCCTCGCGCCGTCGACGCTGGCGCTGCTGACCACGACGTTCCCGCCCGGGCCCGGGCGGGTCCGGGCGATCGGCTTCTATGGCGCCACCGCCGGGCTGGGAGCCAGTGTCGGCCTGGTCCTGGGCGGCGTCCTCACCGACCTGGTGTCCTGGCGCGCGGGCTTCTTCCTCAATATTCCGGTGGGTGTCGCTCTGGTGGTCGCGGGCCGGCGCCTGCTTCCCGAGACGGACCCGCGCCCGGGACGGCTGGATCTGCCGGGCGCGCTGACGTCGACGCTCGGCATGACGGCCGTGGTTTTCGGCCTGGTGAACGCGGCCGAAACCGGCTGGTCGGATCGGCAGACCGTCGGCGCGCTCGCCGGGGGCGTCCTGCTGCTCATGCTCTTCCTCGTCCAGGAACGGCGCGCCGAACAGCCGATCCTGCCGCTGCGCTTGTTCGCGAGCCGCGAGCGCACCGGAGGGTACGCCGGCCGTCTTCTGTTCCTCGGCGGGATGTTGAGCTTCTGGTTCTTCATCACCCAGTACCTGCAGGGAGTGCTCGGCCTCAGTCCACTGGCGACCGGGTTCGCCTTCCTGCCCACGACGGTGGTGAGCTTCGGCGTTGCGGTCTCGGCGCGTCGGCTGACCCAGTGGTTAGGCAGTGCCCCGGTGCTGGCCGGTTCCATGATCCTCTCGATCATCGGCATGGCATGGCTCGGCCGGCTCTCCGCGGACACCTCGTACCTGACCGGCGTCGCGCTGCCGATGCTGCTCATCGGCGCCGGGCAGGGCGGCACGATGCCTCGGCTCACGTCAGCGGGCGTGGCAGGCGTACCCGCGGAGGACGCCGGCGTCGCGGGAGGACTGGTCAATGTCGCCCACCAGCTCGGCGGTTGCCTCGGCCTCGCGGTCCTCGTCACGGTGTTCGCCGCCGCGGGTTCCGCCGACCTCGACGGCGATCGTCTGCTGGCGCACCGGATCGGGGCCGCGATCACGTCCGGCGCAGCCCTGATCACCCTGGCTTTCGTCGTCGTGACGGTCCTCATCGTCTGGCCCGCTCTACGACGCGGCCGCCTCCGGGAGCAATGA
- a CDS encoding MmgE/PrpD family protein: MSRTAASAGPAAAELGRYSVATTYSALPEGAAERAKMLIYDQLACGFVGGDLPAGKIIARYVDAHRGVGEAAVFGLAGCRAPAALAALANGTCGHADEFDSVHSTSDFIATGHPAPVIVPAAVAVAERQSATGAELVNAVALGYDAGSRVVSATGGSKPMQAHYGLYAGSFYSVGAAFAASRLLGLDQRRTLHAAALALNQGMSGYSFFAEQRHMSKALFTAGQAAAAGVSGAILASLGFEGTEDVFEGRGGILPSWGQVGREGELVRDLGREFTVMGANFKFYSAGYPIHSAVEAALILKQRHTIDLADITGIHARLPDHPAGVVDDRGMPTISLQHMLGVALVAGKLGFDEAHSAALQSDREVLRLKSLVTLTGDPDFEVSQPRGAVITIHLADGTTVEQRVEHPKGHRFREPQPGWSDLQQKWADLLVSRIGEQRTDEFYRACMTMETIDDVGDLVAILVR, translated from the coding sequence GTGTCAAGGACAGCAGCATCAGCCGGGCCCGCTGCGGCAGAGCTCGGACGGTACTCGGTCGCCACGACGTACTCCGCATTGCCGGAAGGTGCGGCCGAGCGCGCCAAAATGCTGATCTACGACCAACTGGCCTGTGGCTTCGTGGGTGGTGACCTGCCGGCCGGCAAGATCATCGCACGCTATGTCGACGCACACCGAGGGGTGGGCGAGGCCGCGGTCTTCGGCCTCGCGGGCTGCCGCGCGCCCGCCGCGCTCGCGGCCTTGGCCAACGGCACCTGCGGTCATGCCGACGAGTTCGACAGCGTCCACTCGACGTCGGACTTCATCGCCACGGGCCACCCGGCCCCGGTGATCGTTCCCGCCGCCGTTGCCGTCGCGGAGCGGCAGTCCGCCACGGGCGCCGAACTGGTGAACGCGGTGGCCCTGGGCTACGACGCCGGGTCGCGGGTCGTCTCGGCGACCGGCGGGTCCAAGCCGATGCAGGCGCACTACGGGCTGTACGCCGGATCCTTCTACTCGGTCGGCGCGGCGTTTGCCGCGTCCAGGCTGCTCGGCCTCGACCAGCGGCGCACGCTGCACGCCGCCGCCCTCGCCTTGAACCAGGGGATGAGCGGGTACTCCTTCTTCGCCGAGCAGCGGCACATGAGCAAGGCCCTGTTCACCGCCGGTCAGGCCGCCGCCGCGGGGGTGAGTGGCGCGATCCTCGCCTCGCTGGGGTTCGAGGGCACCGAGGACGTCTTCGAGGGCCGCGGCGGCATCCTGCCCAGCTGGGGCCAGGTCGGTCGAGAGGGCGAGCTCGTGCGCGACCTCGGCCGCGAATTCACGGTCATGGGGGCCAACTTCAAGTTCTACTCGGCCGGATATCCCATCCATTCCGCCGTCGAGGCCGCGCTCATCCTCAAACAGCGCCACACCATCGACCTCGCCGACATCACCGGCATCCACGCCCGGCTGCCGGACCATCCGGCCGGCGTGGTCGACGACCGCGGCATGCCGACCATCAGCCTGCAGCACATGCTCGGCGTGGCACTCGTCGCCGGCAAGCTCGGCTTCGACGAGGCCCACTCGGCCGCCCTGCAGTCCGACCGCGAGGTCCTGCGCCTCAAGTCGCTGGTGACGCTGACCGGCGACCCGGACTTCGAGGTCAGCCAGCCCCGCGGCGCCGTCATCACCATCCACCTGGCCGACGGCACCACGGTCGAGCAGCGGGTCGAGCACCCCAAGGGCCACCGCTTCCGCGAACCCCAGCCTGGGTGGAGCGATCTGCAGCAGAAGTGGGCCGACCTGCTGGTCTCGCGCATCGGCGAACAGCGCACGGACGAGTTCTACCGGGCCTGCATGACGATGGAGACCATCGACGACGTCGGCGACCTCGTCGCGATCCTGGTGCGCTGA
- a CDS encoding ABC transporter substrate-binding protein has protein sequence MLTWRTKRTTKRRARRTWLVGLAATALVLAGCGGGGEDNESSGSGDRIPITIRSTGPTFTDLVTLVIVAQDYYTKVGLDADFEFILASNAATATQGLIAGEMDVASGGAGSLFNAYAEGRTELVSLGTANPAVTFGLAINNETAQQFAAKGVTPDSPVDQRVKALAGTSLASSPEGSTGQKYLRIMLSEHGVDPDRDVKLVPNADNAAQLAAAREGRVNGFANSFPNTNMAEADGWGVLWLNWAVDLPSILPLASHEYYTTRKWLDKNPEAAKRLMQALWLAYADLQNPTDELKNKIKNLEGFKGLNPKGFDLGWELSLGAYKNGTPLTTQEMFDNQVKLVNYGRDKPITFGFKDLYDLGPVEAGKP, from the coding sequence ATGCTGACCTGGCGGACAAAGCGCACCACGAAACGGCGTGCGCGTCGGACATGGCTCGTCGGCCTGGCCGCGACCGCGCTCGTCCTTGCCGGATGCGGAGGCGGGGGCGAAGACAACGAAAGCAGTGGATCGGGGGACCGCATCCCCATCACCATCAGGTCGACGGGGCCGACCTTCACCGACCTCGTGACCCTGGTCATCGTCGCGCAGGACTACTACACGAAGGTCGGCTTGGACGCTGACTTCGAATTCATCCTCGCGAGCAACGCTGCTACCGCCACCCAGGGCCTGATCGCCGGCGAGATGGACGTCGCCTCGGGCGGGGCGGGGTCGCTCTTCAACGCCTACGCGGAGGGCAGGACCGAGCTCGTCAGCCTGGGAACGGCCAACCCGGCCGTGACCTTCGGGCTGGCCATCAACAACGAGACGGCGCAGCAGTTCGCGGCGAAGGGCGTGACGCCTGACTCGCCCGTCGATCAGCGCGTGAAGGCGTTGGCCGGCACGTCGCTCGCGTCCTCTCCCGAGGGCTCAACCGGGCAGAAATACCTCCGGATCATGCTCAGCGAGCACGGGGTCGACCCGGACCGCGACGTCAAATTGGTGCCGAACGCCGACAACGCCGCGCAGCTGGCGGCGGCGCGAGAAGGACGCGTGAACGGCTTCGCGAACTCCTTCCCCAACACGAACATGGCGGAAGCCGACGGCTGGGGCGTCCTCTGGCTCAACTGGGCCGTGGACCTGCCGTCCATCCTCCCGCTGGCCTCTCACGAGTACTACACGACGCGCAAATGGCTGGACAAGAACCCCGAAGCCGCCAAGAGGCTGATGCAGGCTCTCTGGCTCGCCTATGCGGACCTGCAGAACCCCACCGACGAGCTGAAGAACAAGATCAAAAACCTGGAAGGCTTCAAGGGACTGAACCCGAAGGGTTTCGACCTGGGATGGGAGCTGTCGCTCGGGGCCTACAAGAACGGAACGCCGCTCACGACGCAGGAGATGTTCGACAATCAGGTGAAGCTCGTGAATTACGGCCGCGACAAGCCGATCACCTTCGGGTTCAAGGACCTCTACGACCTCGGCCCGGTCGAGGCGGGCAAACCGTGA
- a CDS encoding ABC transporter permease, with protein MSSIHTTTPDPGVADLATPHQNPAPVTATDRDDRRERDVKRIVVNVLRVLLPIAVLILWEFASGDPDEGALIDDFYVSKPSQIWEALTGWVEEGVLLEAIWSTVQAMMVGFALGAVLGIVVGIILGSSPVLSGIFRPFLVSLNSIPRLALVPLFILWFGFGLKMKVALVALIVFFLVFYATYEGVRDVEQRLLDVLKVMNASRLTLQMKVRVPSAMAWIIQGLQVSIPYALVAAVTAEIIGSNTGIGYLIQRSAGTFNTAGVFAGIVVLVLVSVVINALVTLLEKRLLRWKPRNLQSAR; from the coding sequence ATGAGCAGCATCCACACGACGACCCCGGATCCCGGCGTGGCGGATCTTGCGACGCCCCACCAGAACCCCGCGCCGGTGACCGCGACGGACCGCGACGACCGCCGGGAAAGGGACGTGAAGCGGATCGTCGTCAACGTCCTGCGGGTCCTGCTGCCCATCGCGGTGCTGATCCTCTGGGAGTTCGCCTCCGGCGATCCCGACGAAGGGGCGCTGATCGACGACTTCTACGTCAGCAAGCCGTCCCAGATCTGGGAGGCGCTCACGGGCTGGGTGGAGGAGGGCGTCCTGCTCGAGGCGATCTGGTCCACCGTCCAGGCGATGATGGTCGGGTTCGCGCTCGGCGCCGTCCTCGGCATCGTGGTGGGGATCATCCTCGGCAGCAGCCCGGTGCTGAGCGGCATCTTCCGGCCGTTCCTCGTCTCGCTCAACTCCATCCCCCGCCTGGCGCTCGTGCCGCTGTTCATCCTGTGGTTCGGGTTCGGGCTCAAGATGAAGGTCGCACTCGTCGCCCTTATCGTCTTCTTCCTGGTGTTCTATGCCACCTACGAAGGAGTGCGCGACGTCGAGCAGCGCCTTCTGGACGTACTCAAGGTGATGAACGCGTCGAGGCTCACCCTGCAGATGAAGGTCCGGGTGCCCTCGGCCATGGCGTGGATCATCCAGGGCCTCCAGGTCTCGATCCCGTATGCGCTGGTGGCAGCCGTGACCGCCGAGATCATCGGCTCGAACACCGGGATCGGGTACCTGATCCAACGGTCGGCCGGCACGTTCAACACCGCGGGGGTCTTCGCCGGGATCGTGGTGCTCGTCCTGGTGTCGGTCGTCATCAACGCGCTCGTGACGCTGCTCGAGAAGCGACTGCTGCGCTGGAAGCCCCGCAACCTTCAATCGGCGCGCTGA
- a CDS encoding MFS transporter produces MTVEASIWAPFRRRAFRWLWLGMMVSTVGTWMQTVGAQWLLVDAPNAAVLVSLVQAASTLPVMLLALPGGVLADSFDRRWLLLTVQIYFLAVACLLVVLTVAGAMPPSLLLALTFALGAGVAVQHPGWQSLIPELLPRTQLRAAARLHMVSVNLARSVGPALAGLVIARLSVPFVFAVNAASVMFFALVLLLWRRPLGGSPARERFLPALRAGGRYVWNEPVVRRVMLRSALFIAPAMALWGLLPLIASRRLGLGADGFGALFGALGVGAVLGALVLGRVRTHLTTNGMLGAAGTLYAAAQAAIVLAPGFLAALVTLLLAGLAWTAVMSTLNAELQLFLPAWVRARGLGLYLVVVTGSQALGALLWGLVADGTGLESALLMAAAAVLAGVLAGLVWPVPQTEQLDLQPVVWPDARLAFEPEPQAGPVVVAVEYTVRSEREARFLEAMAPLRRSRLRTGASRWELYRDGARPDRFVEFFTVPSWDEHVRQHGGRLTAEDRALETTAYAFSDPPPRADHLLPP; encoded by the coding sequence ATGACCGTGGAAGCCTCGATCTGGGCGCCGTTCCGGCGACGCGCCTTCCGCTGGCTTTGGCTGGGGATGATGGTCAGCACCGTCGGCACGTGGATGCAGACGGTCGGCGCTCAGTGGCTGCTGGTCGACGCCCCCAACGCCGCCGTCCTGGTCTCGCTGGTCCAAGCGGCCAGCACCCTGCCGGTGATGCTCCTGGCGCTGCCGGGCGGGGTGCTGGCCGATTCCTTCGACCGGCGATGGTTGCTCCTGACGGTGCAGATCTACTTTCTCGCGGTCGCCTGCCTGCTCGTCGTGCTCACGGTGGCGGGAGCGATGCCGCCGTCACTCCTGCTCGCCCTGACGTTCGCGCTCGGAGCCGGCGTGGCGGTTCAGCACCCAGGATGGCAATCCCTGATCCCGGAGCTGCTTCCCAGGACGCAGCTGAGGGCCGCGGCCAGGTTGCACATGGTCAGCGTCAACCTTGCCCGCTCCGTCGGACCTGCCCTGGCGGGACTCGTGATCGCCCGCCTGAGCGTTCCGTTCGTCTTCGCGGTGAACGCGGCGTCGGTGATGTTCTTCGCCCTGGTGCTCCTTCTCTGGCGCCGGCCCCTGGGCGGTTCGCCGGCGCGGGAGCGCTTTCTGCCGGCGCTCCGGGCGGGCGGCCGCTACGTTTGGAACGAACCCGTCGTACGACGGGTCATGCTGCGATCGGCCCTGTTCATCGCGCCCGCGATGGCGCTCTGGGGGTTATTGCCCCTCATCGCCAGCCGGCGTCTGGGGCTCGGCGCGGACGGTTTCGGGGCGCTGTTCGGCGCGCTCGGCGTCGGAGCCGTCCTGGGAGCCCTGGTACTGGGACGAGTACGGACGCACCTGACAACCAACGGGATGCTGGGCGCCGCGGGGACTCTCTACGCCGCTGCCCAGGCGGCGATCGTCCTGGCTCCCGGTTTCCTGGCGGCTCTGGTCACACTCCTGCTCGCGGGACTGGCCTGGACGGCGGTCATGTCCACGCTGAACGCTGAGCTGCAGCTGTTCCTGCCCGCGTGGGTCCGCGCCCGCGGCCTGGGGCTGTACCTCGTCGTCGTCACGGGTTCGCAGGCTCTCGGAGCCCTGCTGTGGGGGCTCGTCGCCGATGGCACGGGTCTGGAATCGGCGCTGCTGATGGCCGCGGCGGCGGTGCTGGCCGGTGTCCTGGCCGGCCTGGTGTGGCCTGTCCCCCAGACGGAGCAGCTCGACCTCCAGCCGGTGGTCTGGCCGGACGCGCGACTGGCCTTCGAGCCGGAACCACAAGCCGGTCCGGTCGTGGTGGCGGTCGAGTACACGGTCAGGTCGGAGCGGGAGGCGAGATTCCTGGAGGCGATGGCGCCGCTGCGCCGGTCCCGCCTGCGCACCGGGGCGTCACGGTGGGAGCTGTACCGCGACGGTGCCCGCCCCGACCGTTTCGTCGAGTTCTTCACCGTCCCGTCGTGGGACGAGCATGTGCGGCAGCACGGCGGACGCCTCACCGCAGAGGACAGGGCGCTCGAGACTACGGCGTACGCCTTCTCGGATCCGCCTCCGCGGGCGGACCACCTGCTGCCACCGTGA
- a CDS encoding alpha/beta fold hydrolase, whose protein sequence is MSGKPPFVLVHGGRHGGWAWRRVTPYLRQAGHDVHTPTLTGLGERAHLLSPAIGLDTHIADLVGVFDYEDLEDAVLVAHSYGGAVVCGAMEQLADRVRSLVLVDAHMPKSGQSVLDLVGPERAAAMRQRVKEHGDGWFVPVSDASWWGLTDPDDIAWVNTKITPQPAKTYEDAVPSTERARASSYTFIECSRSRLPAEELAWQRARCENSPTLRHRVVEGSHDVMVDSPEALAKLLLEAQDPPAAG, encoded by the coding sequence GTGTCCGGCAAGCCACCGTTCGTCCTCGTCCACGGCGGCAGGCACGGTGGATGGGCGTGGCGCAGGGTGACCCCCTACCTGCGCCAGGCCGGGCACGACGTCCACACCCCGACGCTGACGGGACTCGGGGAACGGGCCCATCTGCTCAGTCCCGCGATCGGTCTCGACACGCACATCGCCGACCTCGTCGGGGTCTTCGACTACGAGGACCTCGAGGACGCGGTGCTGGTCGCACACAGCTACGGCGGGGCCGTCGTCTGCGGTGCGATGGAGCAACTGGCCGACCGGGTGCGCAGTCTCGTGCTCGTGGACGCGCACATGCCGAAGTCGGGACAGTCGGTCCTGGACCTGGTCGGGCCCGAGCGGGCCGCGGCCATGCGGCAGCGTGTGAAGGAGCACGGCGACGGCTGGTTCGTCCCGGTGTCCGACGCCTCTTGGTGGGGCCTCACCGACCCCGACGACATCGCCTGGGTCAACACGAAGATCACACCACAACCGGCGAAGACGTACGAGGATGCGGTGCCCTCCACGGAGCGCGCCCGGGCCTCCTCGTACACCTTCATCGAGTGCTCCCGGTCCCGGCTGCCGGCGGAGGAACTCGCATGGCAGCGGGCCCGGTGCGAGAACTCACCCACGCTGAGGCATCGCGTGGTCGAGGGCTCGCACGACGTCATGGTCGACTCCCCCGAGGCGCTGGCCAAGCTCCTGCTGGAGGCCCAGGACCCGCCTGCCGCGGGGTAG
- a CDS encoding aldehyde dehydrogenase family protein has translation MIEHRQIYVNGKWIDSTATDVIPVVNPATEETIATVARGTAEDVDLAARAAAAAFDEWSRTPVQVRTAVLRRMARLLEARSDDLTDTMVAEVGTPITIARNSQTASAIADLNNFADAMADVRWEERIDESVVHREAAGVVGALCAWNGPLRSVVLKAGASLAAGCTVVLKPAEVAPLTGYVFAEVATEAGLPDGVVNLVSGTGPEVGEAIVLHPAVDMASLTGSVRAGSRVMELASRSVKRVALELGGKSANLICEDADLPAAVASGIEDAFRNAGQVCGGLTRLLVPRSRLAEAEDVAVTTVERFVIGDPLDPATTLGPVVSGVQRERVRGHIQRAIDDGVRLLTGGPEAPEGLDRGYYVRPTVFSGPNSARIAQEEVFGPVVIIIPFTDEEDAISIANDSQYGLAGGVWAADRERARGIARKIRTGRVRINGTAINMKAPHGGFKLSGIGREMGKAGIEDYLEYKAVHG, from the coding sequence GTGATCGAGCATCGACAGATCTACGTCAACGGAAAGTGGATCGACTCAACCGCCACCGACGTCATCCCGGTCGTCAACCCAGCGACCGAGGAGACCATCGCCACGGTCGCGCGGGGGACGGCGGAGGACGTGGACCTCGCGGCGCGCGCAGCCGCCGCGGCCTTCGATGAATGGTCACGGACTCCCGTGCAGGTTCGGACCGCCGTCCTGCGCCGGATGGCCCGGCTCCTGGAGGCCCGCTCCGACGACCTCACTGACACGATGGTCGCCGAGGTCGGCACGCCGATCACGATCGCCCGCAACTCACAGACCGCGTCGGCGATCGCGGACCTGAACAACTTCGCGGACGCCATGGCCGACGTGCGCTGGGAGGAACGGATCGACGAGAGCGTCGTCCACCGCGAGGCCGCAGGTGTCGTCGGGGCGCTGTGCGCGTGGAACGGGCCGCTGCGTTCGGTGGTGCTCAAGGCCGGCGCATCGCTCGCCGCCGGATGCACGGTCGTGCTCAAGCCGGCCGAGGTCGCCCCGCTGACCGGCTACGTCTTCGCGGAGGTCGCGACCGAGGCGGGCCTGCCCGACGGTGTGGTCAACCTCGTCTCGGGCACCGGTCCGGAGGTCGGCGAGGCGATCGTCCTGCACCCGGCGGTGGACATGGCCTCGCTCACCGGCTCCGTGCGCGCCGGCAGCCGTGTCATGGAACTCGCCTCGCGCTCGGTCAAGCGAGTCGCCCTCGAGCTCGGCGGCAAGTCGGCCAACCTCATCTGCGAGGACGCCGACCTGCCGGCTGCGGTCGCCTCGGGAATCGAGGACGCATTCCGCAACGCCGGGCAGGTCTGCGGTGGCCTGACCCGCCTGCTCGTGCCGAGGTCCCGTCTCGCCGAGGCCGAGGACGTCGCCGTGACCACCGTAGAGCGTTTCGTCATCGGTGATCCGCTCGATCCGGCCACCACCCTCGGTCCGGTGGTGTCAGGTGTGCAGCGAGAGCGCGTACGAGGCCACATCCAGCGCGCCATCGACGACGGCGTGCGCCTGCTGACGGGAGGCCCGGAGGCGCCCGAGGGTCTGGACCGCGGCTACTACGTCAGGCCGACCGTCTTCTCCGGCCCCAACTCCGCGCGCATCGCCCAGGAAGAGGTGTTCGGGCCCGTCGTCATCATCATCCCCTTCACGGACGAGGAGGACGCGATCTCGATCGCCAACGACTCGCAGTACGGCCTGGCGGGCGGCGTCTGGGCTGCCGACCGGGAGCGGGCGCGCGGCATCGCGAGGAAGATCCGTACCGGGCGCGTCCGGATCAACGGCACCGCCATCAACATGAAGGCGCCACACGGCGGTTTCAAGCTCTCCGGCATCGGCCGCGAGATGGGCAAGGCCGGAATCGAGGACTACCTCGAGTACAAGGCTGTGCACGGCTGA
- a CDS encoding MFS transporter: protein MNTKTGTFASFRYGSYRLFFGGQSISQTGFWFYVVTQSLLVLELTDSGTMVGIVTAVQNIPLFLVAPYAGALTDRVDTRRLILATQAVTTVSSLLLGLMVLADVVSVAWVLVFAAVTGVAWAFDQPARRTYAAELVPEEAVTNALSLNGVLLQLARMIGPALAALVINSFGFGWGFVATGVCTSLSLLALVIIGRGGKVFRSPAASARGTLREGLRLAWRDRYLRVVLLLLLGTSTLAFNWHVLFPLFAVRDLRGTSTTFALLMAAMAVGSIAGAFWLARRTGVGGQLLGGGACVYGAAQLCLAVSPTVGFAAVTAVFLGLGTTVLVNGGAASLQLRVDKGMRGRMMGLFTVAVLGGVGLGAPLSGLLAETLGTRLALVVGGACALICGLLALWLLRPAGGRR from the coding sequence CCAGTCGCTGCTGGTGCTCGAGCTGACAGACAGCGGAACCATGGTCGGGATCGTCACCGCAGTGCAGAACATTCCGCTGTTCCTGGTGGCGCCCTACGCCGGAGCACTGACCGACCGCGTCGACACCCGGCGGCTCATCCTCGCCACCCAGGCGGTGACGACAGTCAGCTCGCTGCTGCTGGGCCTGATGGTGCTCGCCGACGTGGTCTCGGTGGCGTGGGTACTGGTGTTCGCCGCCGTCACGGGCGTGGCGTGGGCCTTCGACCAACCGGCTCGGCGCACGTACGCCGCCGAGCTGGTACCCGAGGAGGCGGTGACCAACGCGCTGAGCCTCAACGGCGTCCTGCTGCAGCTCGCACGCATGATCGGACCGGCGCTCGCCGCCCTCGTCATCAACTCCTTCGGATTCGGCTGGGGCTTCGTCGCCACCGGCGTGTGCACGTCGCTGTCCCTGCTCGCGCTGGTGATCATCGGCCGAGGTGGGAAGGTTTTCCGCAGCCCCGCCGCATCAGCTCGGGGAACACTGCGCGAAGGGCTTCGCCTGGCCTGGAGGGATCGGTATCTGCGTGTCGTCCTGCTGCTGCTGCTCGGCACGTCGACCCTCGCCTTCAACTGGCACGTCCTCTTCCCGCTGTTCGCGGTCCGGGACCTGCGCGGGACGAGCACGACGTTCGCACTGCTGATGGCCGCGATGGCGGTCGGCTCGATCGCGGGAGCCTTCTGGCTGGCCCGCCGGACCGGCGTGGGCGGGCAGTTGCTGGGCGGCGGTGCCTGCGTGTACGGGGCAGCCCAGCTCTGCCTGGCGGTGTCCCCGACGGTCGGCTTCGCAGCGGTGACAGCGGTGTTCCTCGGGCTGGGCACAACCGTGCTCGTCAACGGCGGAGCGGCCAGTCTCCAGCTGCGCGTGGACAAGGGCATGCGCGGACGCATGATGGGCCTGTTCACCGTGGCCGTCCTGGGCGGGGTCGGTCTCGGCGCTCCACTGAGCGGTCTGCTCGCGGAGACGCTCGGGACCCGGCTTGCGCTCGTGGTGGGCGGAGCCTGCGCCCTGATCTGCGGGCTTCTCGCGCTGTGGCTGTTGCGGCCGGCCGGCGGGCGACGATGA